A section of the Euryarchaeota archaeon genome encodes:
- a CDS encoding S8 family serine peptidase produces MKRSLSTAFIAVVVATGIIAASAAAALVPPAPTRDLVMGYGETGLSQTINVILEHGGRVGKISTATKTLSAAVPITLMDSEIARLTGARFVARETSYALQGAPLTNDPFMVRQWGLQSIHATQAWDVNSDASTIVVAIIDSGVETTHPDIAGNLWTGQSGEHGRNIVGNNSDVTDNCGHGTRVAGVLGAVSNNLEGIAGAAKTSLMIVKTADSATGCSSNSTTLRDGIVWAVDNGARIISMSLGAYVGSDAIVDQALDYAANNSVLMIAAAGNDDREVLYPANSPLVMAVSGLQRAVPEPLPHVADPGLPADILEERWSSSNFGSEVDIAAPADAIYTTLTTADSSMGVFYGYASGTSYAAPFVAGAAALRLAMEPGMTATALKEALESSATDMGPAGWDEEFGHGKLDAAALLASA; encoded by the coding sequence ATGAAGCGTAGCCTATCGACCGCATTCATCGCCGTCGTCGTAGCGACCGGCATCATCGCCGCGTCCGCCGCCGCGGCGTTGGTCCCGCCAGCTCCGACGCGGGACCTGGTCATGGGTTACGGCGAGACGGGACTCTCGCAGACCATCAATGTGATTTTGGAACACGGCGGCAGGGTAGGGAAGATTTCAACTGCCACCAAGACCCTCTCTGCCGCGGTTCCAATCACTCTCATGGACTCGGAGATCGCGCGCCTCACCGGGGCACGTTTCGTCGCCCGAGAAACCTCGTACGCCCTCCAGGGTGCGCCCCTGACAAACGACCCGTTCATGGTCAGGCAATGGGGCCTTCAATCCATCCATGCGACGCAAGCATGGGACGTGAACTCCGACGCAAGCACCATCGTCGTCGCGATAATCGACAGCGGCGTCGAGACGACGCACCCTGACATCGCCGGCAACCTCTGGACCGGCCAAAGCGGCGAACACGGCCGTAACATCGTAGGGAACAATTCGGACGTTACGGACAATTGCGGTCATGGAACGCGGGTCGCCGGGGTCTTAGGCGCTGTTTCGAACAATTTGGAAGGAATAGCGGGTGCGGCGAAGACCAGCCTCATGATAGTGAAGACCGCCGACAGCGCGACAGGGTGTTCCAGTAACAGCACGACGCTACGCGATGGAATAGTCTGGGCGGTCGACAACGGCGCCAGGATAATCTCAATGAGCCTCGGGGCGTACGTGGGATCGGACGCAATCGTGGACCAGGCGCTCGACTACGCGGCGAACAACAGCGTCCTCATGATCGCCGCCGCGGGCAATGACGACCGTGAAGTCCTTTACCCAGCGAACTCGCCGCTCGTGATGGCGGTCTCAGGGCTGCAGCGGGCCGTCCCGGAACCGCTCCCGCATGTGGCCGACCCGGGGCTGCCGGCCGATATCCTCGAAGAACGCTGGTCGTCGAGCAACTTCGGGTCCGAGGTCGACATCGCAGCACCAGCCGACGCGATCTACACGACGCTCACCACCGCCGATTCGTCGATGGGCGTTTTCTACGGTTACGCGTCGGGGACCTCGTACGCAGCACCATTCGTCGCCGGGGCCGCGGCCCTTCGCCTTGCCATGGAACCCGGCATGACCGCGACGGCGCTCAAGGAGGCCCTTGAATCAAGCGCCACCGACATGGGGCCTGCCGGCTGGGACGAAGAATTCGGCCATGGAAAGCTCGACGCAGCAGCGCTCCTCGCCTCCGCCTAG
- a CDS encoding YdeI/OmpD-associated family protein, translating to MTSKARAVTVPTILKVALAKDSVAKTYFDGLPPSHRRAYVEYVTEAKQDETRARRTVKTVETLRKEAAKARK from the coding sequence ATGACATCAAAGGCACGCGCAGTAACCGTCCCGACGATCCTGAAGGTGGCTCTCGCTAAGGATTCCGTGGCAAAGACCTACTTCGACGGCCTTCCGCCGTCGCACCGGCGCGCCTATGTCGAATACGTGACCGAGGCAAAGCAGGACGAGACCCGTGCGCGCCGGACCGTGAAGACCGTCGAGACATTGAGGAAGGAAGCCGCGAAGGCGCGGAAATAG
- a CDS encoding tyrosine--tRNA ligase, translated as MELEARVALVKEVGEEIVTEGELRALLAEKAHPIAYDGFEPSGTAHIAQGVMRAINVNKMTRAGCKFKMFVADWHAWANNKMGGDLEKIKTTGEYLIEIWRACGMDLSKVEFVWASELVKDEEYWKTVMNIARDSSLDRILRTTQIMGRSEKDKLSAAQILYPCMQAADIFHLKADLTQLGMDQRKVNMLAREVGPKLGFWKPVVVSHHMLMGLQKPPIELFDWLDASKTITSPLRHCEEFFGPQLPTGGLTTIRRAVEKISLASDWQVIIKETDRVVENAEFFRDSLARDPATAPQKLQAIQEYVEAAKEAVRLADREEDNYWNFVGTEMKMSKSNPDSAIFMTDTPEQVASKIKRAFCPDKQATENPILEYYGHIIFERFPSVKIERPAKFGGDLEFPGTREGWLDFERAFVEGKLHPADAKAGATKHINLLLDPVREHFEKNEKARELKAQVESFRVTR; from the coding sequence GTGGAACTCGAAGCGCGCGTCGCGCTCGTAAAGGAAGTCGGGGAGGAGATCGTCACCGAGGGGGAACTCCGCGCACTTTTGGCTGAAAAAGCCCACCCCATCGCCTACGACGGGTTCGAACCCTCCGGCACCGCCCACATCGCGCAAGGCGTCATGAGGGCGATAAACGTCAACAAGATGACCCGCGCGGGCTGCAAGTTCAAGATGTTCGTCGCCGACTGGCACGCGTGGGCCAACAACAAGATGGGCGGCGATCTTGAGAAGATCAAGACGACTGGCGAGTACTTGATCGAGATCTGGAGAGCCTGCGGGATGGACCTCTCCAAGGTGGAGTTCGTCTGGGCGAGCGAACTCGTGAAGGACGAAGAGTACTGGAAAACAGTCATGAACATCGCGCGAGACTCAAGTCTTGACCGAATCCTGCGGACGACGCAGATAATGGGCCGAAGCGAGAAGGACAAGTTGAGCGCGGCGCAGATCCTATACCCGTGCATGCAGGCGGCGGACATCTTCCACCTGAAGGCCGACCTCACCCAACTTGGAATGGACCAGAGGAAAGTCAACATGCTCGCGAGAGAGGTCGGGCCGAAGCTGGGGTTTTGGAAGCCGGTGGTGGTGAGCCATCATATGTTGATGGGGTTGCAAAAGCCTCCGATTGAACTCTTCGACTGGCTCGATGCGTCCAAAACAATCACATCACCTCTCAGACACTGTGAGGAATTCTTCGGCCCGCAGCTGCCGACCGGAGGGCTTACAACCATACGCCGCGCCGTCGAGAAAATCAGTCTGGCGAGCGACTGGCAGGTTATCATCAAAGAGACGGATCGCGTCGTAGAGAACGCTGAATTTTTCAGAGATTCTTTAGCGAGAGATCCGGCGACTGCGCCTCAGAAACTCCAGGCAATTCAGGAATATGTCGAAGCGGCCAAGGAAGCGGTCCGACTTGCCGACAGGGAAGAGGACAACTATTGGAACTTTGTCGGCACCGAAATGAAAATGAGCAAATCCAACCCGGACTCCGCAATCTTCATGACCGACACGCCGGAGCAGGTCGCGTCGAAGATCAAGAGAGCCTTCTGCCCCGATAAGCAAGCGACCGAGAACCCGATCCTCGAATACTACGGCCACATCATCTTCGAGCGGTTCCCGAGCGTGAAGATCGAGCGACCGGCGAAGTTCGGTGGGGACCTCGAATTTCCTGGAACGCGGGAAGGCTGGCTGGATTTCGAGCGCGCCTTCGTCGAAGGGAAGTTACACCCCGCCGACGCGAAGGCCGGCGCAACCAAGCACATCAATCTACTCCTCGATCCCGTGCGCGAGCATTTCGAGAAGAACGAGAAGGCGCGGGAGTTGAAGGCGCAGGTGGAGAGTTTTAGGGTGACGAGATGA
- a CDS encoding DUF1697 domain-containing protein → MLATAAIGDCVTNTNQSGTGSLKQAMLDANANPDSSFICFNIPGSGVHWIVSPSGGLPVITAPVTIDGTTQPGWAVGAPVIQIQGTSGAGISILKIDHDGAGSTIKGLIIHDQPNPGNAGIRIVRGNGHVIQGNFIGTDSTGMNAVPIDYGVRINGSSNVTIGGAGTGEGNLISGNSYGISVEVASAPVIKGNIIGLSATGDSRLSNGQSHGIVIEDTPDAIIGGSIAGEGNVIGDNGFAIEITGSGSTGSRTQGNRIGVAMHSGANMGNTEAIVFVNVPDATVGGTLPGEGNVIAFTKGTHDGVAVTGTSTRITIRGNSIHNNSGLGIDLADNGVTQNDATDPDTGPNGLQNFPSISAVTGGNTIVGNLSTMAPMPYRLDFFSNPACDTSGYGEGETYLGSMDLFVGDPSGIAPFNYTNSGPIPQGRFLTATATAPGGSTSEFGPCYQFGATAPTVSVSATDGNASESGPDPGKLTITRNGTTATALTINFTLGGSASNPADYILSGNATLTTAIIPIGASSVNVTVTPVDDSAFEPAETVVLTLGTGSYTIGSPDNDTVTIADNDGPVVTVTASDASASETGPGTGTFMVARTGATTSALTVGFAITGTATNVVDYALSGNASSSTVTIPAGALAANVTVTPVDDASIEAAETSIMTLQGSPFGAYTLGSPSAATVTIADNDVSGVTLSLAGSPMAEAAGMATLTASLPGATTHTVTVNLGFTGVAIFSTDYSRSSASITINPGQSSGTATLTAIQDSLIEGDETIIVDIVSVSGDVEAGTQQVTATIIDDDGDGDGALPNVTLSLVGSPMAEAAGVATVWATLSAATTQTVTVDLTFSGTALLTSDYTRSATSIVISIGTTTGTVSLGAVQDTVVDPGETIVVDISNVTNAVEVGTQQVTATITDDDGITPTVTLSLTDSPMPETGGIAYVTATLSKTTNQTVTVFLAFTGTANLTGDYTPSDTTIVIGPTGLTSTIMIWAASDSVDEADETVIVDISSVTNAIEAGTQQVTAVITDDDEPSTGVGGGDSLPTVTLDLTGSPISENAGVAYLALTLSAPTNQTVTVYLAFTGTAFATTDYTPSGTSVVIFAGATSGAITLTAIQDSNVEGTETIVVDISSVTNALESGTQQGTAVITDDDVSVGPSVTLSLSGSPMKEDGGSAIVTATLSNLASKSVTVNLTFTGTASFSGDYGRSGAVIVIPAGSKTGTITLTGHLDSVFEPDETVVIDIKSVTNAVEAGVQKVAATIVDEDAAGPFSGTGGTGNATVNVTTTDGFALEDDGSPGTFRIVRTGGGTTGVLSVAFVVGGTAAQGGDYLFEGTSGAATASIPDGFGFVDVNVKPVDDAVTDPGETVILTLAPGPYIIGSPSAAAVTILEGNDTNHDPVFKSRLTKITIYEGQPLILGVAAIDPDMDNVTVAADLQALPPGNSANFKPFDNVLQWTPTYDDARPQAYAVSFKAEDGRGGSSVLVVDITVLEVTTPEGPVGVPGALCDSQNRPAVDVNITSYATAAGSVRLILVCGRPETGTNILRDVVIDASVPDDAALTLDMGLLVDQAASSHTVKVVEKVGLLRDSDNASNAFEVNISAKTTIGSSNPQWDGKMILPMLLPNSAVVAPDGGTTLLAIEVGEPGATLTFDHPVRILLPAEAGRRVGFRTAGGSPTEIFLVCDSATAPTNIPAGKECKIDVGNGLVVWSDHLTTFFTFATSSSGGGGTTVPPSPWSLQEGGFLLLLIPAVGFLILALVWRREGRYVVFLRGPYVEETSRFSPTDLRRWLEDAGFTHVTTARSSGDILLSSRLRSSEAVATRVGERLAEKMPENAVVTARSAAEMKGVASRAPFEDEPAETAAMTSESMYREGFAVVFEPKNETFAVAENVAPHSPEQGDVSDQSEVSPAVRPWVVVKALVDEMERRPAKAKDGTPGGRA, encoded by the coding sequence ATGCTGGCCACTGCAGCGATCGGAGATTGCGTCACGAACACGAACCAATCGGGTACGGGTAGCCTCAAGCAGGCCATGCTCGATGCGAACGCCAATCCCGACTCGTCGTTCATCTGCTTCAACATACCCGGTAGCGGCGTCCACTGGATCGTAAGCCCAAGCGGCGGGTTGCCGGTGATAACGGCACCCGTTACGATCGACGGCACGACGCAGCCGGGTTGGGCGGTCGGGGCACCGGTCATCCAGATACAAGGCACCTCGGGCGCGGGCATCAGCATCCTAAAGATCGACCATGACGGAGCGGGGTCCACAATCAAAGGGCTCATCATCCACGACCAGCCGAACCCCGGAAACGCTGGTATCCGCATCGTGCGCGGTAACGGACACGTGATCCAAGGCAACTTCATCGGCACCGATTCAACGGGAATGAACGCCGTCCCGATCGACTATGGCGTCAGGATCAACGGTTCTTCGAACGTTACCATCGGGGGCGCGGGCACCGGGGAGGGCAATTTGATCAGTGGGAACAGTTACGGTATCAGCGTCGAGGTCGCATCTGCGCCCGTAATCAAAGGGAACATCATCGGCCTTTCCGCCACGGGCGACAGCCGCCTCTCCAATGGCCAGTCCCACGGCATCGTCATCGAAGACACGCCGGACGCCATCATCGGTGGGAGCATCGCCGGCGAGGGAAACGTCATCGGCGACAACGGATTCGCGATCGAGATCACGGGCTCAGGATCCACTGGATCGCGGACCCAAGGGAACAGGATCGGCGTAGCGATGCACTCGGGCGCGAACATGGGCAACACGGAAGCCATCGTCTTCGTGAACGTGCCTGACGCAACCGTGGGCGGGACTCTGCCCGGCGAAGGGAACGTCATCGCGTTCACGAAGGGCACGCATGACGGCGTAGCGGTCACGGGGACCTCCACCCGCATAACCATCCGGGGCAACAGCATCCACAACAACTCTGGCCTCGGCATCGACCTCGCCGACAATGGTGTCACGCAAAACGATGCTACCGACCCCGACACGGGCCCGAACGGTCTCCAGAATTTCCCGAGCATTTCCGCCGTGACGGGCGGGAACACCATCGTGGGCAACCTCAGCACCATGGCGCCGATGCCCTACCGTTTGGACTTCTTTTCCAATCCTGCGTGCGACACGAGCGGTTACGGCGAAGGCGAGACATACTTGGGTTCCATGGATCTTTTCGTGGGCGACCCGAGCGGGATAGCGCCATTCAATTACACTAATAGCGGCCCGATCCCCCAGGGAAGGTTCCTTACCGCCACGGCCACGGCCCCCGGCGGAAGCACGTCCGAATTCGGTCCGTGCTACCAGTTCGGGGCAACGGCCCCGACGGTGTCCGTGAGCGCGACCGATGGGAACGCCTCCGAGTCCGGACCAGACCCAGGCAAGCTCACGATCACACGTAACGGGACGACTGCGACGGCCCTGACCATAAATTTCACGCTCGGCGGTTCGGCCTCGAATCCGGCCGACTACATCCTTTCGGGCAACGCGACCTTGACGACCGCCATCATCCCCATTGGCGCGAGTTCTGTGAACGTCACGGTCACTCCTGTGGATGATTCGGCGTTCGAGCCAGCCGAAACTGTGGTCTTGACACTCGGGACGGGCTCGTACACGATCGGCTCGCCCGATAATGACACCGTCACAATAGCGGACAACGACGGGCCTGTCGTCACTGTCACGGCGTCGGATGCCAGCGCTTCCGAGACCGGTCCCGGTACGGGGACGTTCATGGTGGCGCGCACCGGGGCGACCACAAGCGCCCTCACCGTCGGTTTCGCGATCACGGGCACCGCCACTAATGTCGTCGATTACGCTCTCAGTGGCAATGCGAGTTCCTCAACGGTCACGATCCCCGCGGGGGCGCTCGCGGCCAACGTGACCGTGACGCCGGTGGACGACGCCTCGATCGAAGCCGCCGAGACGTCGATCATGACGCTGCAAGGCTCCCCCTTCGGCGCCTACACGCTGGGCTCGCCAAGTGCGGCTACCGTCACCATCGCGGACAACGACGTGTCTGGCGTGACGTTGAGCCTTGCCGGGAGCCCCATGGCAGAGGCCGCCGGGATGGCCACACTCACTGCAAGCCTGCCGGGGGCCACGACCCACACGGTCACCGTAAACCTCGGATTCACAGGGGTCGCGATCTTTTCGACCGATTATTCGCGTAGCAGCGCATCCATCACCATCAATCCCGGTCAAAGTTCTGGGACCGCGACGCTGACCGCCATCCAAGACTCGCTCATCGAGGGCGACGAGACTATCATCGTCGATATCGTCAGCGTCTCCGGCGATGTAGAGGCCGGGACCCAACAGGTCACGGCCACCATCATAGACGACGATGGAGACGGCGATGGGGCGTTGCCGAACGTAACGTTGAGTCTCGTCGGAAGCCCGATGGCGGAAGCCGCAGGCGTGGCCACCGTCTGGGCGACCTTATCGGCGGCGACGACGCAGACCGTCACTGTCGACCTGACGTTCTCCGGGACGGCCCTCCTCACGAGTGATTACACTCGAAGCGCGACCTCGATCGTTATCAGCATCGGGACGACGACAGGCACCGTCTCGCTCGGAGCGGTCCAAGATACGGTAGTCGATCCCGGCGAGACCATCGTCGTGGACATAAGCAACGTCACCAACGCGGTCGAAGTCGGCACACAACAAGTGACCGCCACGATCACGGACGATGATGGCATCACCCCGACCGTGACTTTGAGCCTGACGGACAGCCCGATGCCGGAAACAGGCGGAATAGCCTACGTGACGGCCACACTGTCGAAAACGACCAACCAGACCGTCACGGTTTTCCTGGCGTTCACAGGGACGGCGAATCTTACGGGTGACTACACCCCAAGCGATACGACAATCGTAATCGGTCCCACGGGGCTCACGAGCACCATCATGATCTGGGCGGCCTCGGATTCCGTGGACGAGGCGGATGAGACCGTCATCGTCGACATCAGCAGCGTCACGAACGCCATCGAAGCGGGGACACAGCAGGTCACTGCCGTCATCACGGATGACGACGAGCCTTCCACCGGCGTAGGTGGCGGCGACTCGTTGCCAACTGTAACCCTGGATCTTACGGGTAGCCCCATTTCGGAAAACGCCGGGGTCGCCTACTTGGCCCTCACCCTCTCCGCGCCTACGAACCAGACCGTCACGGTCTACCTCGCCTTCACGGGGACGGCGTTCGCCACCACGGATTACACGCCTAGCGGAACCTCGGTCGTGATCTTCGCGGGCGCCACGTCGGGCGCCATCACCCTCACCGCGATCCAGGATTCCAACGTCGAGGGGACGGAGACGATAGTGGTGGACATCAGTAGCGTCACGAACGCCCTCGAATCCGGCACACAGCAAGGCACTGCCGTGATCACCGACGACGACGTAAGCGTGGGGCCCAGTGTGACTCTCAGTCTCAGTGGAAGCCCCATGAAAGAAGACGGCGGCTCGGCCATCGTCACAGCGACGCTCTCAAACCTCGCCTCAAAATCGGTAACCGTAAACCTCACCTTCACGGGAACCGCGTCGTTCTCCGGCGATTACGGACGAAGCGGCGCCGTCATCGTCATCCCGGCAGGCTCAAAGACGGGGACGATCACGCTAACAGGGCACCTTGATTCGGTGTTCGAGCCCGACGAGACGGTCGTCATAGACATCAAGAGCGTCACGAACGCCGTGGAGGCCGGCGTCCAAAAAGTCGCCGCCACCATAGTCGACGAAGACGCGGCCGGGCCTTTCTCAGGGACCGGGGGCACCGGGAACGCAACCGTGAACGTGACAACAACGGATGGCTTTGCGCTCGAGGACGACGGCTCGCCGGGCACGTTCAGGATAGTGCGGACGGGCGGCGGGACGACGGGCGTCCTCTCGGTCGCATTCGTGGTGGGAGGCACGGCCGCCCAAGGCGGCGATTACCTCTTCGAAGGCACGAGCGGTGCTGCGACCGCCTCGATCCCGGACGGCTTCGGTTTCGTCGACGTGAATGTCAAGCCTGTGGATGACGCTGTGACGGATCCCGGCGAGACCGTGATCTTGACGCTCGCGCCCGGCCCTTACATCATCGGTTCGCCAAGTGCAGCGGCCGTCACGATACTCGAAGGCAACGACACAAACCACGATCCCGTTTTCAAGTCACGCCTCACCAAGATAACGATCTACGAGGGACAGCCCTTGATACTCGGCGTGGCCGCGATCGACCCCGACATGGACAACGTCACCGTCGCCGCGGACCTTCAAGCACTACCTCCCGGGAATTCGGCGAACTTCAAGCCCTTCGACAACGTCCTCCAATGGACGCCGACGTACGACGATGCGAGGCCGCAAGCCTACGCCGTCTCCTTCAAGGCCGAGGACGGCCGTGGCGGCTCATCAGTACTGGTCGTCGACATCACGGTCCTTGAGGTCACAACACCCGAGGGTCCGGTCGGTGTTCCGGGCGCACTTTGTGATTCCCAGAATCGGCCTGCGGTGGACGTCAACATCACGTCTTACGCCACCGCCGCAGGATCGGTCCGACTTATCCTTGTCTGTGGCCGGCCGGAGACGGGCACGAACATCCTGCGAGACGTGGTCATCGATGCATCCGTGCCCGACGATGCTGCGCTTACCCTCGACATGGGATTGCTTGTCGACCAGGCCGCCTCGTCACACACCGTGAAGGTGGTCGAGAAGGTCGGACTCCTTCGGGATTCGGACAACGCGTCGAACGCGTTCGAGGTGAATATCTCCGCGAAGACGACGATCGGTAGTTCCAATCCTCAATGGGACGGAAAGATGATCCTGCCCATGCTTCTGCCGAACTCCGCGGTCGTGGCCCCCGATGGCGGCACCACACTACTCGCGATTGAGGTCGGAGAGCCGGGGGCGACGTTGACTTTCGACCACCCGGTCCGCATACTGCTTCCGGCTGAAGCCGGACGACGGGTCGGCTTCAGGACGGCGGGGGGAAGCCCCACTGAGATCTTTCTCGTCTGCGATTCCGCGACGGCCCCCACCAACATCCCCGCAGGCAAGGAATGCAAGATCGACGTGGGAAACGGCCTCGTCGTGTGGAGCGATCACCTGACGACGTTCTTCACCTTCGCGACCTCCTCTTCGGGCGGCGGCGGAACCACCGTTCCCCCAAGCCCATGGTCTCTTCAGGAGGGCGGGTTCCTGCTCCTTCTCATCCCGGCCGTCGGTTTCTTGATCCTCGCCCTCGTCTGGCGACGCGAAGGCCGGTACGTCGTGTTCCTTCGCGGTCCATACGTGGAAGAGACCAGCAGGTTCTCGCCCACCGACCTACGTCGCTGGCTGGAGGACGCCGGGTTCACGCATGTGACCACCGCGCGATCGAGCGGCGACATCCTCCTATCCTCGAGGCTACGCTCGTCCGAGGCCGTCGCGACCCGCGTCGGCGAACGTCTTGCCGAAAAGATGCCGGAGAACGCCGTCGTGACGGCACGAAGCGCTGCTGAAATGAAAGGCGTCGCTTCGCGCGCACCTTTCGAAGACGAACCGGCGGAAACCGCGGCGATGACGTCCGAATCCATGTATCGCGAAGGGTTCGCCGTCGTCTTCGAGCCGAAGAACGAAACGTTCGCGGTAGCAGAGAACGTCGCGCCACATAGCCCGGAGCAGGGCGACGTCTCCGATCAGTCCGAGGTTTCGCCCGCGGTCCGCCCGTGGGTGGTCGTCAAGGCGCTTGTGGACGAGATGGAGAGGCGGCCGGCGAAGGCGAAGGATGGGACGCCCGGCGGTCGGGCATAG